Proteins from one Prevotella sp. E2-28 genomic window:
- a CDS encoding thioesterase family protein: MIEIGLKHTSELTVTDALTAIQMGSGDMPVLATPAMMALMENAAMKAVASELPEGCTTVGGHITSSHLKPSKVGEKVTATAEVTKVEGKKIEFKVAAYAGDVLLGEGTHLRFVVDRERFMSKLNSSSL; the protein is encoded by the coding sequence ATGATTGAAATAGGACTGAAACATACAAGTGAACTGACGGTTACTGATGCCCTTACCGCTATTCAGATGGGGTCTGGCGATATGCCTGTACTGGCTACGCCAGCCATGATGGCATTAATGGAGAACGCAGCCATGAAGGCTGTTGCCAGCGAACTGCCCGAGGGATGCACCACGGTGGGCGGACATATCACATCGTCGCACCTGAAGCCCTCGAAGGTTGGCGAGAAAGTGACGGCTACGGCGGAAGTAACCAAGGTAGAGGGAAAGAAGATAGAGTTCAAGGTGGCGGCATACGCTGGCGATGTGCTGCTGGGCGAAGGCACTCACCTGAGATTCGTTGTGGACAGAGAGCGATTCATGTCAAAACTGAACAGCTCTTCGCTATAA
- a CDS encoding YqiA/YcfP family alpha/beta fold hydrolase translates to MKKILFLHGFFASGQCVPAVALRETFEGEAEVLTPDLPMHPQEAIAFIRELIDREKPDVLVGNSCGSFYAQMLAPVLGLPALLGNPHFQMTAFLKPRIGAHQYKSPRMDGKQDFVIDNQLIAEFAAIEAHQFDYCTPESRACIWGLFGDNDTLAHFEPLFLEHYDTAYHFPGAHTPTAEEVQKYYVPLIKKLL, encoded by the coding sequence ATGAAGAAGATATTATTCTTACATGGTTTCTTTGCCAGTGGGCAGTGTGTGCCTGCTGTGGCGTTGAGAGAGACTTTCGAGGGCGAAGCGGAGGTGCTGACACCCGACCTGCCGATGCACCCTCAGGAGGCCATTGCGTTTATCCGTGAGTTGATAGACCGCGAGAAGCCTGACGTGCTGGTGGGCAATAGCTGCGGCTCGTTTTATGCGCAGATGTTAGCCCCCGTGTTGGGCCTGCCAGCTCTTTTAGGCAATCCGCATTTCCAGATGACGGCATTCCTGAAGCCGAGGATTGGCGCCCATCAGTATAAGTCGCCACGCATGGATGGCAAGCAGGATTTTGTTATTGACAATCAGTTGATAGCTGAGTTTGCCGCGATAGAGGCACATCAATTTGATTATTGCACGCCTGAAAGCAGAGCCTGCATTTGGGGCCTCTTTGGTGATAATGACACGTTGGCTCATTTCGAACCGCTGTTTTTGGAGCACTACGACACGGCCTATCACTTCCCGGGTGCTCATACGCCAACAGCCGAAGAGGTGCAGAAATACTACGTGCCGCTGATTAAGAAGCTGTTATAG
- a CDS encoding Hsp20/alpha crystallin family protein — translation MPTVFEDFFNNDWMPRANSTAPAVNVKENDKSYIMELAAPGIKKEYCRVGINDEGNLTIAIENKQEHKHEDSHRHYLRREFSYSNYEQNYTLPDDVVRDKISAKVEDGILTITMPKSEPKEKVTKAIDVS, via the coding sequence ATGCCAACAGTATTTGAGGATTTCTTTAACAATGATTGGATGCCTCGTGCCAACAGTACAGCACCCGCAGTCAATGTCAAGGAGAACGACAAGAGTTACATCATGGAACTTGCTGCTCCAGGCATCAAGAAAGAATATTGCCGCGTAGGCATCAATGACGAGGGCAACCTCACCATCGCCATTGAGAACAAACAGGAACACAAGCATGAGGACAGTCACCGTCACTACTTGCGCCGTGAGTTCAGCTATTCTAACTACGAGCAGAACTACACACTGCCAGACGATGTGGTCCGCGACAAGATTTCTGCCAAGGTAGAGGACGGCATTCTGACCATCACGATGCCAAAATCCGAACCGAAAGAGAAGGTTACCAAGGCCATTGATGTCTCGTAA
- a CDS encoding exonuclease domain-containing protein: protein MLRDFIAIDFETANQEPSSVCSVGVIMVREGQIVDSFYSLIQPEPNYYNYWCQRVHGISQDDTDDAPVFSKVWQQLEERIVEVYYSDQEIDDIRYQIATIPFVAHNARFDEGCLKAVFKVYQMDYPDYRFYDTLTASRRQFGQSLPNHQLQTVASACGYDLQNHHHALADAEACAAIALYLL, encoded by the coding sequence ATGCTTAGGGATTTCATCGCAATCGACTTTGAAACGGCCAATCAGGAGCCGTCGAGTGTCTGCTCAGTAGGAGTAATCATGGTGCGTGAAGGGCAGATAGTTGACTCGTTCTACAGTCTGATTCAGCCTGAGCCAAACTACTATAATTATTGGTGTCAGCGGGTGCATGGTATTTCACAAGACGACACAGACGATGCGCCAGTATTTTCCAAAGTATGGCAGCAGTTGGAGGAGCGTATTGTCGAAGTGTATTATTCTGATCAAGAAATTGACGACATAAGATACCAGATTGCCACAATTCCTTTCGTGGCTCACAATGCCCGCTTCGATGAAGGTTGTCTGAAGGCTGTGTTCAAGGTGTACCAGATGGACTATCCTGATTATCGTTTCTACGATACTCTGACTGCTTCCCGTAGACAATTTGGCCAATCACTGCCCAATCACCAGCTTCAAACCGTAGCATCTGCCTGTGGTTATGACCTACAGAACCATCACCATGCCTTGGCCGATGCAGAAGCCTGTGCCGCAATAGCATTATATCTATTGTAA
- a CDS encoding ferritin family protein has product MTQEQLKELLRSQQGELNAVLMYQRLAKVVKTDKEREAFLQLAKEEGRHASVFHAYTKQVLKPKKTMARIMPMLYYLLGRKRLYKIIAKGEYDAAVAYEHLIADFPEVESVKNDEHRHGDIVSGLL; this is encoded by the coding sequence ATGACACAAGAACAATTAAAAGAATTACTACGTAGTCAGCAGGGCGAACTAAATGCCGTACTGATGTATCAGCGTCTGGCTAAGGTGGTCAAGACGGATAAGGAACGTGAGGCGTTCCTGCAGTTAGCAAAGGAAGAAGGCAGGCACGCAAGCGTGTTCCATGCCTATACAAAGCAGGTATTGAAACCAAAGAAGACGATGGCCCGCATCATGCCCATGCTCTATTATCTGTTGGGCAGGAAGCGACTATACAAAATCATCGCTAAAGGGGAATACGACGCAGCCGTAGCCTATGAGCATCTGATTGCCGACTTCCCCGAGGTTGAAAGCGTAAAGAACGACGAGCATCGTCATGGTGATATCGTATCAGGGCTGCTATGA
- a CDS encoding pyridoxamine 5'-phosphate oxidase family protein translates to MFDKAIQFLKDHKEIALATCEGNLDYVECCHDSDIPERAQMSLAAPAFPKLRIFQIMKQERHVLYFATSAQKAVYRELRQNPNVEILAYADNISVRCSGMVNFNVEDDVKRWIYENNPVLPRLYTSYDQMEYFCLPIAEMDYYDLSPTPPVFQHFDLIAGEVGQGFVGERFQKK, encoded by the coding sequence ATGTTCGACAAAGCAATTCAGTTTCTGAAAGACCACAAAGAGATTGCCCTTGCAACGTGCGAGGGCAATCTTGACTATGTCGAATGCTGTCACGACTCGGACATTCCTGAGCGAGCTCAGATGTCTCTCGCTGCTCCAGCATTTCCTAAGTTGCGCATCTTCCAGATCATGAAGCAGGAAAGGCATGTGCTTTACTTTGCTACTTCTGCACAGAAGGCAGTCTATCGGGAGTTACGCCAGAATCCCAATGTTGAGATACTGGCCTACGCAGATAATATATCCGTTAGATGTTCGGGGATGGTGAACTTCAATGTGGAGGATGATGTAAAGCGATGGATATACGAGAACAATCCCGTACTGCCCCGTCTTTATACGAGCTATGACCAGATGGAATATTTCTGTCTGCCAATAGCAGAGATGGACTATTACGATTTATCTCCGACACCGCCCGTATTCCAGCATTTTGACCTCATTGCAGGCGAGGTTGGACAAGGCTTCGTTGGTGAAAGATTCCAGAAAAAATGA
- a CDS encoding cupin domain-containing protein, with protein MKQIETIKSGKNFSAVSVGKMSEIIEHVLPMGPNVTIQGKVFAGQAVGATGSELSFQTLIPGQDSGFLHTHKTHEELYIILKGEGQYQVDGEIFPVSEGTIIRVAPDGKRALKNTGSENLTMLCIQYKANAFTEADSPMTDGVILQEELKW; from the coding sequence ATGAAACAGATTGAGACAATTAAGAGTGGAAAGAACTTCAGCGCAGTAAGCGTAGGTAAGATGAGTGAGATTATCGAGCACGTGCTTCCGATGGGCCCCAATGTAACCATTCAAGGCAAGGTGTTCGCAGGTCAGGCCGTAGGTGCTACAGGCAGCGAACTGAGTTTCCAGACACTCATTCCTGGTCAGGACAGCGGTTTCCTGCACACCCACAAGACTCACGAGGAACTTTACATTATCCTGAAGGGTGAAGGCCAGTATCAGGTGGATGGTGAGATTTTTCCCGTCAGCGAGGGCACCATTATCCGCGTCGCTCCTGATGGCAAGCGTGCGCTGAAGAACACGGGCAGCGAGAACCTGACCATGCTCTGCATCCAGTACAAGGCCAATGCCTTCACCGAGGCTGACAGTCCCATGACTGATGGTGTCATCCTGCAGGAAGAACTGAAATGGTAA
- a CDS encoding type II toxin-antitoxin system YafQ family toxin: MYSIDYTHQFKKDLRKCAKRGLDIDAIKQAITILSETGTLPDEYRPHQLKGDHKGQWECHIQPNWLMTWEQNDKQLTLLFLETGTHADIFGW; this comes from the coding sequence ATGTACAGTATTGATTATACTCATCAGTTCAAGAAAGATTTAAGAAAGTGTGCCAAGAGAGGCTTGGATATAGATGCTATCAAGCAAGCCATCACGATTCTTTCAGAAACTGGTACACTTCCGGACGAGTACCGTCCACATCAATTGAAAGGTGACCATAAAGGGCAATGGGAATGTCACATTCAGCCAAACTGGTTGATGACCTGGGAACAGAACGATAAACAACTTACGCTTTTGTTCCTTGAAACTGGCACTCACGCTGATATATTTGGATGGTAG
- a CDS encoding response regulator, protein MATIVLQVPDENLVSKVKQACKMLMGVSSVKVQKSTPKVDDITKTTHYKEAMDDVKNGRVYHASSVDDMFNQILG, encoded by the coding sequence ATGGCAACAATAGTATTACAAGTTCCTGATGAGAACCTTGTTTCGAAAGTGAAGCAGGCATGTAAGATGTTGATGGGTGTGTCTTCTGTCAAGGTACAGAAATCAACTCCTAAAGTTGATGACATCACTAAGACTACCCATTATAAAGAAGCTATGGACGATGTCAAGAATGGACGTGTTTATCACGCTAGTAGTGTTGACGACATGTTTAATCAAATTCTTGGCTAA